The proteins below are encoded in one region of Telopea speciosissima isolate NSW1024214 ecotype Mountain lineage chromosome 10, Tspe_v1, whole genome shotgun sequence:
- the LOC122643564 gene encoding uncharacterized protein LOC122643564, protein MAGLILVPYQIWNERNRRRFEGQGKNSIVIQHLIKVELRDASSLMKCLIKSVQDLLIAHQIGTNFPYTQANRIIEIRWRKPNVNWVKLNIDGCSMGNPGHSSAAGIYRNSQGQPIGSFAQYLGITTNHYAKFSAFFIGVQKAKEKNINHLWIECDAEVIVAAVKKENIPWKFKQAWLGAAHYL, encoded by the coding sequence ATGGCGGGTTTGATCTTGGTTCCATATCAAATCTGGAATGAGAGAAATAGGAGGCGGTTTGAGGGGCAGGGGAAAAATTCAATTGTCATACAACATCTCATTAAAGTGGAGCTTAGAGATGCCTCCTCACTAATGAAATGCTTAATCAAATCAGTACAGGACTTACTGATTGCTCATCAGATTGGCACAAACTTCCCTTACACTCAGGCAAATAGAATCATTGAGATTCGGTGGAGGAAACCGAACGTCAACTGGGTAAAACTCAATATTGATGGATGTTCGATGGGGAACCCAGGTCACTCAAGTGCTGCTGGGATTTATAGGAATTCCCAGGGACAGCCTATTGGCAGCTTTGCTCAGTACTTGGGAATTACTACAAATCACTATGCAAAATTTTCAGCCTTTTTTATAGGAGTACAGAAGGCAAAGGAAAAAAACATTAATCATTTGTGGATTGAATGTGATGCTGAAGTAATTGTGGCGGCGGTCAAGAAGGAGAACATCCCTTGGAAATTCAAGCAAGCTTGGCTTGGTGCGGCACACTATCTCTAA